A portion of the Rhodococcus pseudokoreensis genome contains these proteins:
- a CDS encoding Ms4527A family Cys-rich leader peptide, with protein sequence MVCMTGPGVRLVARRHVDLKRVCSCCCLPCLAQ encoded by the coding sequence ATGGTCTGCATGACCGGACCCGGAGTGCGACTTGTGGCGCGTCGCCACGTCGATCTCAAGCGTGTCTGCAGCTGTTGTTGTCTGCCCTGTCTCGCGCAGTAA
- the hemW gene encoding radical SAM family heme chaperone HemW has translation MSGLSTTTVGRGEAAAFALPESALAGVGSRPFGIYVHVPFCATRCGYCDFNTYTAGELGTSASPQSWMEGLRRELDLAAEMTGAPAVDTVFVGGGTPSLLGGDGLADVLGAVRSSFGLADGAEVTTESNPESTSPEFFDRLLAGGFTRISLGMQSAAQHVLKVLDRTHTPGRAVAAALEARSAGFGHVNLDLIYGTPGERDEDLDLSLDAVLSAGVDHVSAYALIVEDGTALARKVRRGELPAPDDDVLASRYERIDARLAEAGLTWYEVSNWAREDAACLHNLGYWDGGDWWGAGPGAHSHVGGVRWWNVKHPARYADQLAAGSLPVGGSEQLTEEDVHVERVMLTARLRTGLPVAELDDAEQRAAETVVADGLLVRAGEQLVLTDRGRLLADAVVRTVLR, from the coding sequence GTGAGCGGATTGAGTACTACCACGGTCGGTCGGGGTGAGGCGGCGGCATTCGCGTTGCCCGAGAGTGCGCTGGCGGGTGTGGGCAGTCGACCGTTCGGGATCTACGTGCACGTGCCTTTCTGTGCCACACGCTGCGGATACTGCGATTTCAACACGTACACGGCCGGTGAGCTGGGGACGTCGGCGTCGCCGCAGTCGTGGATGGAGGGATTGCGCCGCGAACTCGACCTGGCCGCGGAGATGACGGGCGCTCCGGCCGTCGACACGGTCTTCGTCGGCGGCGGCACGCCGTCCCTTCTCGGCGGCGACGGCCTGGCGGACGTCCTCGGTGCGGTCCGCTCGAGTTTCGGGCTCGCGGACGGCGCCGAGGTGACCACCGAGTCGAACCCGGAGTCCACGTCGCCGGAGTTTTTCGACCGATTGCTCGCGGGCGGATTCACGCGGATCTCGCTGGGCATGCAGTCGGCGGCGCAGCACGTGCTGAAGGTCCTCGACCGCACCCACACGCCGGGGCGGGCGGTGGCGGCGGCGCTGGAGGCGCGGTCCGCGGGGTTCGGGCACGTCAATCTCGACCTCATCTACGGAACGCCGGGGGAGCGCGACGAGGACCTCGACCTGTCGCTGGACGCGGTGCTCTCGGCGGGCGTGGACCACGTGTCCGCGTACGCGCTGATCGTCGAGGACGGCACCGCCCTGGCGCGGAAGGTGCGTCGCGGCGAACTGCCGGCGCCCGACGACGACGTGCTCGCGTCGCGGTACGAGCGGATCGACGCCCGGCTCGCGGAGGCGGGCCTGACCTGGTACGAGGTGTCGAACTGGGCGCGCGAGGACGCGGCCTGCCTGCACAACCTGGGCTACTGGGACGGCGGCGACTGGTGGGGCGCCGGGCCGGGCGCGCACAGCCACGTCGGCGGTGTGCGCTGGTGGAACGTCAAACATCCGGCGCGCTACGCGGACCAGTTGGCGGCGGGAAGCCTGCCGGTCGGTGGGAGCGAGCAGCTGACGGAGGAGGACGTCCACGTCGAGCGGGTGATGCTGACGGCGCGGCTGCGCACGGGGCTTCCCGTGGCGGAACTGGACGACGCGGAGCAGCGCGCGGCCGAGACGGTGGTCGCCGACGGACTACTGGTGCGTGCGGGGGAGCAGCTGGTACTGACCGACCGCGGGCGGCTCCTCGCCGACGCGGTGGTCCGGACGGTCCTGCGCTGA
- a CDS encoding type II toxin-antitoxin system VapB family antitoxin, protein MIFKGVMDGKPYPDHGLSLRDWSKIPPRQVRLDEIVTTTKVLELDRLLSEDSTFYGDLFPHAVQWHGVLYLEDGLHRAVRSALRNRVVLHARVFDYDEMPGIVTA, encoded by the coding sequence ATGATTTTCAAAGGTGTCATGGACGGCAAGCCGTACCCGGACCACGGGTTGTCGCTGCGCGACTGGTCCAAGATCCCGCCGCGGCAGGTACGGCTCGACGAGATCGTCACCACGACCAAGGTTCTCGAACTCGACCGGCTGCTGTCGGAGGACTCGACGTTCTACGGCGACCTGTTCCCGCACGCCGTGCAGTGGCACGGGGTGCTCTACCTCGAGGACGGATTGCACCGGGCCGTGCGCTCGGCGCTGCGGAACCGCGTCGTGCTGCACGCCCGCGTGTTCGACTACGACGAGATGCCCGGCATCGTCACGGCCTGA
- the hrcA gene encoding heat-inducible transcriptional repressor HrcA codes for MSSTDDRRFEVLRAIVADYVSTQEPVGSKALVERHNLGVSSATVRNDMAFLESEGYIAQPHTSSGRVPTDKGYRQFVDRIADVKPLSTAERRAILDFLESGVDLDDVLRRGVRLLAQLTRQVAVVQYPTLSASSVRHLEVVALTPARLLLVLITDSGRVDQRIVELGDVLDDEDLARLRGLLGGALDGKRLAAASIAVSELIDEAPEDLRDAVIRSATVLVETLVEHPEERLVLGGTANLTRNAADFTGISGFPGSLRAVLEALEEQVVVLKLLAATQDAGTVTVRIGEETQVEQMRGTSVISTGYGAAGTVLGGMGVLGPTRMDYPGTIASVAAVARYIGQVLAER; via the coding sequence ATGTCGAGTACGGACGACAGACGGTTCGAGGTTCTCCGCGCCATCGTCGCCGACTACGTCTCGACCCAGGAGCCGGTGGGATCGAAGGCGCTGGTCGAGCGGCACAATCTGGGTGTCTCCAGTGCGACGGTGCGCAACGACATGGCGTTCCTCGAGAGCGAGGGCTACATCGCCCAGCCGCACACGAGTTCCGGCCGTGTCCCCACCGACAAGGGCTACCGGCAGTTCGTCGACCGCATCGCCGACGTGAAGCCGTTGTCGACGGCGGAGCGCCGCGCGATCCTCGATTTCCTCGAGTCCGGGGTCGACCTGGACGACGTCCTCCGGCGCGGTGTGCGCCTGCTCGCGCAACTCACACGCCAGGTCGCGGTTGTGCAATATCCCACACTCTCGGCGTCATCGGTCCGCCACCTCGAGGTGGTCGCGCTGACTCCCGCCCGCCTGCTGCTGGTGCTCATCACCGATTCGGGCCGAGTGGATCAGCGCATCGTCGAACTCGGCGACGTCCTCGACGACGAGGACCTGGCGCGGCTGCGCGGACTGCTCGGCGGCGCCCTCGACGGCAAACGGCTCGCGGCGGCGTCCATCGCCGTGTCGGAACTGATCGACGAGGCCCCCGAAGATCTGCGTGACGCCGTGATCCGTTCGGCCACCGTGCTGGTGGAAACGCTCGTCGAGCATCCCGAGGAGCGCCTCGTCCTCGGCGGCACGGCGAACCTGACCCGCAACGCGGCCGACTTCACGGGGATCAGCGGGTTCCCCGGTTCGCTGCGCGCGGTCCTCGAGGCGCTCGAGGAGCAGGTGGTGGTGCTCAAGCTGCTGGCCGCCACCCAGGACGCGGGCACCGTGACGGTGCGGATCGGCGAGGAAACCCAGGTGGAGCAGATGCGCGGCACCTCCGTCATCTCGACCGGCTACGGTGCGGCGGGCACCGTGCTCGGCGGAATGGGCGTGCTCGGACCTACCCGGATGGACTATCCGGGAACAATCGCGTCGGTGGCAGCCGTTGCGAGATACATCGGTCAGGTGCTCGCCGAGCGGTGA
- the dnaJ gene encoding molecular chaperone DnaJ produces MARDYYATLGVDQKATDQELKRAYRKLARELHPDVNPDEAAQARFRDISTAYEVLSDPEKRRIVDLGGDPLSSGGGGGGAGFGGGFGGGLGDVFEAFFGGGGGAGRGPRGRVQPGADSLLRTKLTLAECATGVSKHVTVETAILCDSCTGSGTNGDSKPVRCETCGGAGEVQSVQRSFLGQVMTSRPCPTCRGAGETIPDPCHKCGGDGRVRARRDITVKVPAGVAGGMRIRLAAQGEVGPGGGPAGDLYVEVVEQAHEVFVRDGEDLHCTIRVPMIDAALGTTVTIDTIIDGPKEITIEPGTQPGSVTVLRGHGMPKLRSGIRGDVHAHLEVVVPSRLDHKETKILRELKDLRDRDVAEVVSTGSQHSGGLFSRLREAFSGR; encoded by the coding sequence GTGGCACGGGATTACTACGCAACGCTCGGCGTCGATCAGAAGGCGACCGATCAGGAGCTCAAGCGCGCGTACCGCAAGCTGGCGAGGGAACTGCATCCCGACGTGAACCCCGACGAGGCGGCGCAGGCCCGGTTCCGGGACATCTCGACGGCCTACGAGGTGCTGTCGGACCCGGAGAAGCGCCGCATCGTCGACCTCGGCGGCGACCCCCTCTCCTCGGGTGGCGGCGGAGGCGGCGCCGGCTTCGGCGGTGGTTTCGGTGGCGGCCTCGGCGACGTGTTCGAAGCGTTCTTCGGGGGCGGAGGCGGTGCGGGCCGCGGGCCGCGCGGCCGTGTCCAGCCGGGCGCCGATTCGCTCCTGCGCACCAAGCTGACGCTGGCGGAGTGCGCGACCGGCGTCAGCAAGCACGTCACCGTCGAGACGGCGATCCTGTGCGACAGCTGCACCGGTTCGGGTACCAACGGCGACTCCAAGCCGGTGCGCTGTGAGACGTGTGGCGGCGCGGGCGAGGTCCAGTCGGTGCAGCGTTCGTTCCTCGGTCAGGTCATGACGTCCCGGCCGTGCCCCACCTGCCGCGGCGCGGGCGAGACGATTCCCGACCCGTGCCACAAGTGCGGCGGCGACGGCCGGGTGCGCGCCCGCCGCGACATCACGGTGAAGGTGCCCGCCGGCGTGGCGGGCGGCATGCGGATCCGTCTCGCCGCGCAGGGCGAGGTCGGCCCCGGCGGCGGACCCGCAGGCGACCTGTACGTCGAGGTCGTCGAGCAGGCGCACGAAGTGTTCGTGCGCGACGGCGAGGACCTGCACTGCACGATCCGGGTTCCGATGATCGACGCCGCTCTCGGCACGACCGTGACGATCGACACGATCATCGACGGTCCCAAGGAGATCACCATCGAGCCGGGCACCCAGCCGGGATCGGTGACGGTCCTGCGCGGGCACGGCATGCCGAAGCTGCGGTCCGGTATCCGCGGCGACGTGCACGCACACCTCGAGGTCGTGGTGCCGTCGCGCCTCGACCACAAGGAGACGAAGATTCTCCGCGAACTCAAGGACCTGCGCGACCGTGACGTCGCCGAGGTCGTCTCCACCGGGTCCCAGCACAGCGGCGGACTGTTCTCGCGCCTGCGTGAAGCGTTCAGCGGTCGCTGA
- a CDS encoding 16S rRNA (uracil(1498)-N(3))-methyltransferase encodes MAATVFFLDPLPEVGSTAVLDGPEGRHAATVRRIGVGERIVLADGRGGLADTEVTAAGKDRLELTVHERRQVTAPSPSVTVVQALPKAERSELAVELATEAGVDAIVPWQSSRCVARWEGPKVAKGVARWRSAALAAAKQSRRAIVPEVSELHRTAGMLAVVREVTGRGGVVAVLHEAATQGLAELPLRSATEIVLVVGPEGGISEDEITALTEAGAVPVLLGPHVLRTSTAAAVALGAIGVLTDRWGAAPLA; translated from the coding sequence GTGGCGGCGACGGTCTTCTTCCTCGACCCGCTGCCCGAGGTGGGGAGCACCGCCGTCCTGGACGGCCCGGAGGGCCGGCATGCCGCGACGGTGCGCCGGATCGGCGTCGGGGAGCGGATCGTGCTGGCCGACGGCCGGGGTGGTCTCGCCGACACCGAGGTGACGGCGGCCGGTAAGGACCGCCTCGAACTCACCGTCCACGAGCGGCGTCAGGTGACGGCGCCGTCGCCGAGTGTGACCGTGGTGCAGGCGCTTCCGAAGGCGGAGCGATCCGAGCTGGCGGTCGAACTGGCCACCGAGGCCGGGGTCGACGCGATCGTGCCGTGGCAGTCTTCGCGGTGCGTGGCGCGGTGGGAGGGCCCGAAGGTCGCGAAGGGTGTCGCTCGCTGGCGTAGCGCGGCTCTCGCCGCCGCCAAGCAGTCCCGGCGGGCGATCGTGCCCGAGGTGTCGGAACTGCACCGCACCGCCGGGATGCTCGCCGTCGTCCGCGAGGTGACCGGCCGGGGCGGAGTCGTCGCCGTGCTGCACGAGGCGGCGACGCAGGGCCTCGCCGAGCTTCCGCTGCGCTCGGCCACCGAGATCGTGCTCGTCGTCGGTCCCGAGGGCGGCATCTCCGAGGACGAGATCACTGCGCTGACCGAGGCGGGCGCCGTGCCGGTGCTGCTCGGACCGCACGTCCTGCGGACCTCGACCGCCGCGGCCGTCGCGCTCGGCGCCATCGGCGTCCTCACCGACCGCTGGGGCGCGGCCCCGCTAGCCTGA
- a CDS encoding alpha/beta hydrolase family protein, with product MDRIRIAYGTEPQQFGHFYPPEEPVSTPVPVVMVVHGGFWSGKYHLNLGTSFAVDLARHGVAVWNIEYRRLGAGGRWDEMSADVLAALDAIAGPVAERSPVPFDLSKVRVVGHSAGGQLAVWLAGQRQTTVRPERVVSQAGALDLASAGERGRRIGYIEDLLGVPFDEDPDRYRAASPLHRIPTGVPVVCIHGTEDAQVPAKVSVRYSEAARAAGDPVALHVVDGEDHYAFLNPETECWKISRDALLSDDAPRWLRENPDVPDR from the coding sequence GTGGACCGCATTCGCATCGCCTACGGAACCGAACCGCAGCAGTTCGGGCACTTCTATCCGCCGGAGGAACCGGTGTCGACCCCGGTGCCGGTGGTGATGGTCGTCCACGGCGGTTTCTGGAGCGGGAAATACCACCTGAACCTGGGCACGAGTTTCGCGGTCGACCTGGCCCGCCACGGCGTCGCCGTCTGGAACATCGAATACCGCAGGCTCGGCGCGGGCGGCCGGTGGGACGAGATGTCCGCCGACGTGCTCGCCGCGCTCGACGCGATCGCCGGTCCGGTCGCCGAGCGCTCGCCCGTCCCGTTCGACCTGTCGAAGGTCCGGGTCGTCGGGCACTCGGCCGGCGGGCAACTGGCGGTGTGGCTGGCCGGTCAGCGGCAGACGACGGTCCGGCCGGAGAGGGTCGTGTCGCAGGCAGGCGCCCTCGACCTCGCCTCCGCAGGGGAACGCGGCAGGCGGATCGGGTACATCGAGGATCTCCTCGGGGTGCCGTTCGACGAGGACCCGGACCGGTACCGCGCCGCGTCCCCGCTGCACCGCATCCCCACCGGGGTGCCGGTGGTGTGCATCCACGGCACGGAGGACGCGCAGGTCCCGGCGAAGGTGAGCGTCCGGTACAGCGAGGCGGCGCGGGCCGCGGGTGATCCGGTCGCTCTGCACGTCGTCGACGGGGAAGACCACTACGCATTCCTGAATCCCGAGACCGAGTGCTGGAAGATCTCGCGGGACGCCCTACTGTCCGACGACGCGCCGCGGTGGCTGCGCGAGAATCCGGACGTCCCGGATCGGTGA
- a CDS encoding PhoH family protein yields MSEQDQNGETFGATRPAERTVRSSIDLPPETVPPLLGSSDENLRALERVLDADIHVRGNTVTLTGRPGDVALAERVIAELSAIVGRGQPLTPDAVRRTVGMLTQGLSDSPAEVLTLDILSRRGKTIRPKTLNQKRYVDAIDANTIVFGIGPAGTGKTYLAMAKAVQALQTKQVSRIILTRPAVEAGERLGFLPGTLHEKIDPYLRPLHDALHDMMDPEAIPKLMQSGVIEVAPLAYMRGRTLNDAFIILDEAQNTTAEQMKMFLTRLGFGSKVVVTGDVTQVDLPGGARSGLRAATEILGDIDDIYFAELNSSDVVRHRLVSDIVDAYERFEADRDGKVELGNRAQRRAAHSRSPRR; encoded by the coding sequence GTGAGCGAACAAGACCAGAACGGCGAGACGTTCGGCGCCACGCGTCCGGCGGAACGCACCGTGCGTTCGAGTATCGATCTCCCACCCGAAACGGTCCCGCCTCTCCTCGGTTCTTCCGACGAGAATCTGCGCGCTCTCGAACGGGTCCTGGACGCAGACATCCATGTACGCGGCAACACCGTCACTCTGACGGGACGACCGGGCGACGTCGCGCTCGCCGAGCGGGTCATCGCCGAACTGAGCGCCATCGTCGGCCGCGGGCAGCCGCTGACCCCCGACGCGGTGCGCCGCACGGTCGGCATGCTCACGCAGGGTCTGAGCGATTCGCCCGCCGAGGTCCTCACCCTCGACATCCTGTCGCGTCGCGGCAAGACGATCCGGCCGAAGACGCTGAACCAGAAGCGGTACGTCGACGCGATCGACGCCAACACCATCGTGTTCGGCATCGGGCCCGCGGGCACCGGCAAGACGTACCTCGCCATGGCGAAGGCGGTGCAGGCGCTGCAGACCAAGCAGGTGTCGCGGATCATCCTCACCCGCCCCGCGGTCGAGGCGGGCGAGCGGCTCGGGTTCCTGCCCGGAACGCTGCACGAGAAGATCGACCCGTACCTGCGGCCGCTTCACGACGCACTGCACGACATGATGGACCCCGAGGCCATCCCGAAGCTGATGCAGTCGGGTGTCATCGAGGTGGCGCCGCTCGCGTACATGCGCGGCCGCACGCTCAACGACGCGTTCATCATCCTCGACGAGGCGCAGAACACCACCGCCGAGCAGATGAAGATGTTCCTCACCCGCCTCGGCTTCGGTTCCAAGGTCGTCGTCACCGGCGACGTCACGCAGGTGGACCTGCCGGGCGGCGCCCGGTCCGGGCTCCGCGCGGCCACCGAGATCCTCGGTGACATCGACGACATCTACTTCGCCGAACTCAACAGCAGCGACGTGGTCCGGCACCGGCTGGTGTCCGACATCGTCGACGCGTACGAGCGTTTCGAGGCGGACCGGGACGGCAAGGTCGAGCTCGGGAACCGCGCACAGCGGAGAGCGGCGCACTCGCGTTCTCCACGACGGTAG
- the ybeY gene encoding rRNA maturation RNase YbeY produces MSIEVSNESGMDVSEEELISVARFVIARMDVHPAAELSMVLVDSATMADLHMRWMDLPGPTDVMSFPMDELEPGGRPDSPEPGPSMLGDIVLCPSFAADQADKAGHPLAHELALLTVHGVLHLLGYDHAEPEEEKEMFGLQNQLLDDWYEDLRRAERDAALAARDQKLLGKAGFFDAPDQ; encoded by the coding sequence ATGAGCATCGAAGTCTCGAACGAATCGGGCATGGACGTCTCCGAAGAGGAGCTGATCAGCGTTGCCCGCTTCGTGATCGCGAGGATGGACGTGCACCCCGCGGCCGAGTTGTCGATGGTCCTCGTGGACTCGGCCACCATGGCCGACCTCCACATGCGGTGGATGGACCTGCCCGGTCCCACCGACGTGATGTCGTTCCCGATGGACGAGCTCGAGCCCGGCGGCCGCCCGGATTCACCCGAGCCGGGACCGTCGATGCTCGGCGACATCGTGCTGTGCCCGTCCTTCGCCGCCGACCAGGCCGACAAGGCCGGTCATCCGCTGGCCCACGAACTCGCTCTGCTCACCGTGCACGGTGTGCTGCACCTCCTCGGCTACGACCATGCCGAACCGGAGGAGGAGAAGGAGATGTTCGGCCTGCAGAACCAGTTGCTCGACGACTGGTACGAGGATCTGCGCAGGGCCGAACGCGACGCCGCGCTCGCTGCCCGGGACCAGAAGCTGCTCGGCAAGGCCGGCTTCTTCGACGCCCCGGATCAGTAA
- a CDS encoding hemolysin family protein, with protein MSSAIALIVLAIVLVPLGGVFAAVDSALNTISSARIEEMAKEDRPGATRVLRILSDRPRYVNLMVLLRILCEITATVVLVGGLSDLLEPVWALTFTAVIMVLVDYVVIGVGPRTLGRQHAYTIALITSLPLQVIGTLLGPISRLLILIGNAITPGKGFRNGPFASEIELRELVDMAQERGVVADEERRMIQSVFELGDTSAREVMVPRTEMVWIESDKSAGQATSLAVRSGHSRIPVIGENVDDVLGVVYLKDLVQQTYHSRDGGRSVLVGDVMRPAVFVPDSKPLDSLLAEMQRDRNHMAVLVDEYGGIAGLVTIEDVIEEIVGEIADEYDQDETPPVEDLGDGMYRVSARLPIEDLGELFGIEVENDEVETVGGLIGYELGRVPLPGSEVVSHGLVLRGEGSPDVRGRVRISTVFVQRAPMNEDDDVNDRDREGDDD; from the coding sequence GTGAGTAGCGCCATCGCGCTGATCGTCCTCGCGATCGTCCTCGTCCCTCTCGGTGGTGTCTTCGCCGCCGTCGATTCCGCTCTCAATACGATCTCGTCCGCGCGCATCGAGGAGATGGCGAAGGAGGATCGCCCCGGCGCCACCCGGGTGCTCCGCATCCTGTCGGATCGCCCCCGCTACGTGAATCTCATGGTGCTGCTGCGCATCCTGTGCGAGATCACGGCGACGGTGGTGCTCGTCGGTGGCCTGTCCGATCTCCTCGAACCCGTGTGGGCGCTGACGTTCACCGCCGTCATCATGGTGCTCGTCGACTACGTGGTGATCGGGGTCGGCCCGCGCACGCTCGGCCGCCAGCACGCGTACACGATCGCGCTGATCACGTCGCTTCCCCTGCAGGTCATCGGAACCCTGCTCGGCCCGATCAGCCGCCTGCTCATCCTGATCGGCAACGCGATCACCCCGGGTAAGGGATTCCGCAACGGACCTTTCGCCTCCGAGATCGAACTGCGCGAACTCGTCGACATGGCGCAGGAGCGCGGCGTGGTGGCCGACGAGGAACGCCGGATGATCCAGTCCGTGTTCGAACTCGGCGACACCTCCGCCCGCGAGGTGATGGTGCCGCGCACCGAGATGGTGTGGATCGAGAGCGACAAGAGCGCGGGGCAGGCGACGTCGCTGGCCGTCCGCAGCGGACATTCGCGGATCCCGGTGATCGGGGAGAACGTCGACGACGTCCTCGGCGTGGTCTACCTCAAGGACCTCGTGCAGCAGACGTACCACTCGCGCGACGGCGGCCGCAGTGTCCTCGTCGGCGACGTGATGCGGCCCGCCGTGTTCGTGCCCGATTCCAAACCCCTCGACAGCCTGCTCGCCGAGATGCAGCGCGACCGCAACCACATGGCCGTGCTGGTCGACGAATACGGCGGCATCGCAGGCCTGGTCACCATCGAGGACGTCATCGAGGAGATCGTCGGGGAGATCGCCGACGAGTACGACCAGGACGAGACCCCGCCCGTCGAGGACCTCGGCGACGGCATGTACCGGGTGTCCGCGCGGCTGCCGATCGAGGATCTCGGTGAACTGTTCGGCATCGAGGTGGAGAACGACGAGGTCGAAACAGTCGGTGGGCTCATCGGATACGAACTCGGCAGGGTGCCGCTCCCCGGATCGGAGGTCGTCTCCCACGGTCTGGTCCTGCGCGGTGAGGGTTCGCCCGACGTGCGCGGGCGGGTGCGGATCAGCACCGTCTTCGTGCAGCGCGCCCCGATGAACGAGGACGACGACGTCAACGACCGTGACCGGGAGGGCGACGATGACTGA
- a CDS encoding cytidine deaminase has protein sequence MTELDAEDAKLIVLARGAFGRTGSGQGAAVRDLDGRTYAAGAVALAALSLTALQAAVAAAVSSGAEGFEAAAVIGGNPDDPGIAALHEVSAQAAVVFARTDGSVIEEQHE, from the coding sequence ATGACTGAACTGGACGCCGAGGACGCGAAACTGATCGTGCTCGCGCGAGGAGCGTTCGGCCGCACCGGAAGTGGCCAGGGCGCCGCCGTCCGCGACCTCGACGGCCGCACGTATGCGGCCGGCGCGGTCGCGTTGGCGGCGCTGTCCCTGACCGCGCTGCAGGCGGCCGTCGCGGCGGCGGTGTCGAGTGGCGCCGAGGGTTTCGAGGCGGCAGCCGTGATCGGCGGGAACCCGGACGACCCGGGCATCGCCGCACTACACGAAGTCAGTGCGCAGGCGGCCGTCGTCTTCGCGCGAACCGATGGATCCGTGATCGAGGAGCAACATGAGTAA
- the era gene encoding GTPase Era, which produces MSKPEFRSGFVCFVGRPNTGKSTLTNALVGSKIAITSSRPQTTRHTIRGIVHRDHAQLILVDTPGLHRPRTLLGQRLNDLVRDTYSEVDVICLCIPADEKIGPGDRWIVQQVRQIAPKTTLVGIVTKIDKVSKDMVGQQLLAVSKLLGPETDVVPVSAASGEQVEVLVDVLASKMEEGPAFYPDGELTDEPEETLMAELIREAALEGLGDELPHSLAVVIEEIIPREGRTEKQGELLDVHALLYVERPSQKGIVIGKGGARLREVGTKARLQIEKLLGTKIFLELHVKVAKDWQRDPKQLGRLGF; this is translated from the coding sequence ATGAGTAAACCCGAATTCCGTTCCGGATTCGTCTGTTTCGTCGGGCGGCCCAACACGGGCAAGTCCACGCTGACCAACGCACTGGTCGGCAGCAAGATCGCGATCACGTCCTCGCGGCCGCAGACCACCCGGCACACCATCCGCGGCATCGTGCACCGCGACCACGCGCAGCTGATCCTCGTCGACACCCCGGGACTGCACCGGCCCCGGACGCTCCTCGGCCAGCGCCTCAACGACCTCGTGCGCGACACCTACTCCGAGGTCGACGTCATCTGCCTGTGCATCCCGGCGGACGAGAAGATCGGCCCCGGCGACCGGTGGATCGTGCAGCAGGTCCGGCAGATCGCGCCGAAGACCACACTCGTCGGCATCGTCACGAAGATCGACAAGGTCAGCAAGGACATGGTCGGGCAGCAGTTGCTGGCCGTCTCCAAGCTTCTCGGACCGGAGACGGACGTCGTGCCGGTGTCCGCCGCGTCCGGCGAGCAGGTGGAGGTGCTGGTCGACGTCCTCGCGTCGAAGATGGAGGAGGGGCCGGCGTTCTACCCGGACGGCGAACTCACCGACGAACCCGAAGAGACGCTGATGGCCGAACTCATTCGCGAGGCCGCCCTCGAGGGACTCGGCGACGAACTGCCGCACTCCCTGGCCGTGGTCATCGAGGAGATCATCCCCCGCGAGGGACGCACCGAGAAGCAGGGCGAACTGCTCGACGTGCACGCCCTGCTGTACGTCGAGCGGCCGTCGCAGAAGGGCATCGTGATCGGCAAGGGCGGCGCCCGCCTCCGCGAGGTGGGCACCAAGGCGCGGCTGCAGATCGAGAAACTGCTCGGCACCAAGATCTTCCTCGAACTGCACGTGAAGGTCGCCAAGGACTGGCAGCGCGACCCGAAGCAGCTGGGCAGGCTGGGGTTCTAG
- a CDS encoding TetR/AcrR family transcriptional regulator, whose protein sequence is MASTDVRDRILAAALHIVGTEGIPGVTNRRIAAQAGVSLGSITYHFPTQTDLLRAALSGFVTEETQRLSELAEGYRDKGLSFEDVAALTEKVAKDLAFSAERIAPFELYIQAGRDHELRQAAAECFAAYDELTVTILTALGVPDPASVAPTVVATIAGLQLRRLATGSDGEHDFAASVLLLLRAAGPVSE, encoded by the coding sequence GTGGCCTCGACGGACGTCCGTGACCGGATCCTCGCGGCGGCGCTGCACATCGTGGGCACGGAAGGCATTCCCGGCGTGACCAATCGGCGGATCGCGGCGCAGGCCGGGGTGTCGCTCGGCTCCATCACGTACCACTTCCCCACGCAGACGGACCTGCTGCGCGCCGCGCTGTCGGGGTTCGTGACGGAGGAGACGCAGCGGCTGTCGGAACTGGCGGAGGGGTACCGGGACAAGGGGCTGAGCTTCGAGGACGTCGCCGCACTGACGGAGAAGGTCGCGAAGGATCTGGCGTTCTCCGCCGAGCGGATCGCCCCGTTCGAGCTGTACATCCAGGCGGGCCGCGATCACGAACTCCGTCAGGCCGCCGCCGAATGTTTCGCCGCGTACGACGAATTGACGGTGACGATCCTCACCGCCCTCGGTGTCCCCGATCCGGCGTCCGTCGCCCCCACGGTCGTGGCCACCATCGCCGGCCTGCAGCTGCGCAGACTCGCCACCGGCAGCGACGGGGAGCACGACTTCGCGGCGTCGGTGCTGCTGCTCCTGCGGGCCGCCGGCCCCGTGAGTGAGTAA